AGACGTGGAAGTTTAAGTGTCAATGCAGTGTTTTCTTTCCATCCACATGCTGATAGCCGGCGAACATCCTTATCCATCTGTATCATTTCACGCTGGTCATTTGCTGAAGCAAATCTCTCTTCTTTAGCAACAGAAATAGCCAGTTCACGCACAATATCATGCATCTTACAGGTGCTAACCCTACCAAGCTCATCAGTCTCCACAACTTCAAGCATATTGCGGTGGATCAATTCCATAAGATTGCCCTCAGCGACCACCTCTGGTGTGTTCTTTTCTTTACTCACCACAAAGCCTTCTGCAACCCACAGCCGCACAAGGCTGTCACGTGGCATGGGGTGGTCTTCTGGGAACAGACTGCAGTACAAGAAGCAGTTTCTGAGATCATCTGAAAGGTCATGGTAACTCAGATTGAAAATTGCTCGGACATGATCATTGTTTGACAGCTCACTTCGAAGCTGATTGTACTTTTGTGTCCAAATGTCTAATCGTGGTCTGGAGGACAACAGGCTACCAATGGTAACAATTGCTAGAGGCAGGCCATGACATCTTTCAACTATAGAGGCAGCAATTATCTCAAAATCCTTGGGGCACATGTGGCCCCTCTGGTTGTAAAAAGCCCTTCTGCAGAAGAGGTCAAAGGCGTCAGAATTACTCAACGGCTGCAGCTCAAGGTGACGGTCGGAAGGAGAGATTCCGGCGACATGGTCCTTCCGTGTGGTAATGATGATCCGACTTCCTTGCAGATTCTGGAAAGCATCACGTATTTGGAAGTATACCTCTTGCTCCCAGACATCATCCAGCACAATCAAGTATTTTCTATTTTCAAGTCTCTTCTGTATTTCCTTTTTCAAGTCATGCACGTCCATTTGAGACGATGGTTGTTCGGTGTATCCGATCTTCCATAGTAGCTTCCTCAACAGGGCATCAACAGTGTAAACCTGTGACACAACGATCCATGCATTTGCAGAGAAGTTGATCTTTTCACGTTCATAAACATTTGAGACCAGGGTAGATTTTCCCAACCCACCCATGCCCGATACTGTTATCACAGTGTTTTCCTGCTCTTCGGAGTACAGCCATTTGGTCAGCAATATCCTGTTGTCTTCAATTCCTACAAGATCTTCATCCTTGACAAATTCAGGGAAGCCGTCTTGGGACCGCTGTCTTTCCATCTCAGCAAGTGTGTTGGCGTCAAGCTGGGAGGGCTGCAACCACTGATCTTTCATCTGTATAACTAGCTGAATCTCCTTCTCTACGTCAACTACATTATTGGCAATTTCACTGAAAACCTTGACATAATGTGTTGCTTTAATGAAGAATTTCTTGAGGAAACCTTCTTCCTTAAGTTGAAGAGCATGGTATGAGTATTTATCCATTACATCTTCAACATGGTAGGCCACATTGCGGACCTCCCCAATCCAACTCTTGACAAGTTCATCTGTGAGATATACCGTGCCTATTTTCCTTATAACATTACTCATCATATTCAGTTGCTTTCTTATTTGCTCAATCTTTACTGGCAGTTCCTTCAGATTAGTAACTTTTTCAGACAACTTATCTATAATGGCCATGATGGCTTCATCTGCTAAAATGGAACCAATCTTCGTCACAGCAATGAGTACTGCCTCGGCCATTTGAGCTGAACAGCAAAGAT
The sequence above is drawn from the Triticum urartu cultivar G1812 unplaced genomic scaffold, Tu2.1 TuUngrouped_contig_4339, whole genome shotgun sequence genome and encodes:
- the LOC125527683 gene encoding disease resistance protein RPM1-like; the protein is MAEAVLIAVTKIGSILADEAIMAIIDKLSEKVTNLKELPVKIEQIRKQLNMMSNVIRKIGTVYLTDELVKSWIGEVRNVAYHVEDVMDKYSYHALQLKEEGFLKKFFIKATHYVKVFSEIANNVVDVEKEIQLVIQMKDQWLQPSQLDANTLAEMERQRSQDGFPEFVKDEDLVGIEDNRILLTKWLYSEEQENTVITVSGMGGLGKSTLVSNVYEREKINFSANAWIVVSQVYTVDALLRKLLWKIGYTEQPSSQMDVHDLKKEIQKRLENRKYLIVLDDVWEQEVYFQIRDAFQNLQGSRIIITTRKDHVAGISPSDRHLELQPLSNSDAFDLFCRRAFYNQRGHMCPKDFEIIAASIVERCHGLPLAIVTIGSLLSSRPRLDIWTQKYNQLRSELSNNDHVRAIFNLSYHDLSDDLRNCFLYCSLFPEDHPMPRDSLVRLWVAEGFVVSKEKNTPEVVAEGNLMELIHRNMLEVVETDELGRVSTCKMHDIVRELAISVAKEERFASANDQREMIQMDKDVRRLSACGWKENTALTLKLPRLRTVVSLGVISSSPGMLSSILSESSYLSVLELQDSEITEVPASIGHLFNLRYIGLRRTKVKSLPDSVENLSNLHTLDIKQTKIEKLPRGIVKIRKLRHLLADRYADEKQTEFRYFMGMHAPKELSNLEELQTLETVESSNNLAEQLKKLMQLSSLWIDNISAADCALLFATLSDMPLLSSLLLSAKDENETLCFEALKPKSTDLRKLIIRGQWAKGTLNWPIFLDHGTHLKYLALSWCDLGEDPLKILAPHLPNLTFLKLNNMHSANTLVLSAGSFPSLKTLVLKHMPDVSQMNIIDGALPCIEGLYIVSLLKLDKVPQGIESLGSLKKLWLLSLHKDFRSQWVTSGMHQKIMHVPEIRV